The genomic region TGTTAAAATAACCTTAACATGGGCACCAGCCTTAATCAACAAGCGAACCAAAAAAGTAGTTTTGTAAGCAGCTATACCTCCCGTTATACCTAGAAGGATATTTTTACCGCTCAACATGACTATGCGTCCTTTTCTGTATTCCTGTAGTATATTTTATCCTCTAACCATTCGATAACGGCCATGGCGTGGGGTTTTGGCAACTTTTCGTAAAACTTGGAAACTTCAATTTGTTCCTTGTTTTCAAAAACTTCCTCTAAACTGTCACTGTAGGTGGCAAATTCCTCTAACTTTTCCAAGAGCTCTTTCTTAATCTCAGAATTGATTTGTATCGCTCTTTTTGCTGTAATCGAAATTGCCTCGTAAATGTTGTCGGTCTTAACGTCGAACTCATTTTTATTAATGGTAACGGTAGATACCGGAGCTTTGGAATTTTTTAAATCGTTCATATGCTTGTATAATTATTTGGAATAATCCTGTAATTCTTTTTCTAACTTTTCGTTCAAGTCTTCCGCCTTTTTTTCAAATTGCGTGTTCGGAAAATACTTTTTGAGGTTTAGATATGCGGCCTTGGCGTTTTGTAGCCTTTCTTTCTTTTTATTGGGCGTACTGTTCAGGGCCAAATTGGTAGAAGCCTCAAATTTGTAGTACAGAGCGTCTTCCCTGTATACGGATCCGGGAAAATCAGTGACAAAATTATCGAATGCAGCAATAGCGGAAATCAAGCGCTGGTAGTCCCAAGCCCCTATTTTATCAAACTGTTTGGCGATTTCGAGTGCTTTCTTCTCTTTTTTTGTGGTCAGCTCCTTTGCCATGATATTGGCTTCGGCCAAATATTCCGAATTGGGGTAGGTATTGATAAAGGTTTGCAATTTGGAAAGCGCTTTATCGGTATCCGTTTGGT from Costertonia aggregata harbors:
- a CDS encoding DNA-directed RNA polymerase subunit omega, with amino-acid sequence MNDLKNSKAPVSTVTINKNEFDVKTDNIYEAISITAKRAIQINSEIKKELLEKLEEFATYSDSLEEVFENKEQIEVSKFYEKLPKPHAMAVIEWLEDKIYYRNTEKDA
- a CDS encoding outer membrane protein assembly factor BamD, whose translation is MFLKMRKLLFLSLASLVLTSCSEYQKVLKNEDVKAKYEMAEKFYDEGDFKRANRLFEQIAPKYIGKPQGERVMFFFADSYFQKKDYYLAGYQFERFIKSYPKSDKAQQASFLGAKSSYMLSPRYSLDQTDTDKALSKLQTFINTYPNSEYLAEANIMAKELTTKKEKKALEIAKQFDKIGAWDYQRLISAIAAFDNFVTDFPGSVYREDALYYKFEASTNLALNSTPNKKKERLQNAKAAYLNLKKYFPNTQFEKKAEDLNEKLEKELQDYSK